One genomic segment of Macaca fascicularis isolate 582-1 chromosome 19, T2T-MFA8v1.1 includes these proteins:
- the EPOR gene encoding erythropoietin receptor isoform X1, producing MDHLGASLWPQVGSLCLLLAGAAWAPPPNLPDPKFESKAALLVARGPEELLCFTERLEDLVCFWEEAASAAVSPDNYSFSYHLEDEPWKLCRLHQAPTARGAVRFWCSLPTADTSSFVPLELRVTAASGAPRYHRIIHINEVVLLDAPVGLVARLADEGGHIVLRWLPPPEAPMTSHIRYEVDVSAGNGAGSVQRVEILEGRTECVLSNLRGRTRYTFAVRARMAEPSFGGFWSAWSEPVSLLTPSDLDPLILTLSLILVLILVLLTVLALLSHRRALKQKIWPGIPSPESEFEGLFTTHKGNFQLWLYQNDGCLWWSPCTPFTEDPPASLEVLSERCWGTMQAVEPGTDDEGPLLEPVGSGHAQDTYLVLDKWLLPRNPPSEDLPGPDGSVDTVAMDEGSEASSCSSALASKPSPEGASAASFEYTILDPSSQLLRPWALSPELPSTPPHLKYLYLVVSDSGISTDYSSGDSQGAQGGLSDGPYSKPYENSLIPATEPLPPSYVACS from the exons ATGGACCACCTCGGGGCGTCCTTGTGGCCCCAGGTCGGCTCCCTTTGTCTCCTGCTCGCTGGGGCCGCCTGGGCGCCCCCGCCCAACCTCCCGGACCCCAAGTTCGAGAGCAAAG CGGCCTTGCTGGTGGCCCGCGGACCCGAAGAGCTTCTGTGCTTCACCGAGCGGTTGGAGGACTTGGTGTGTTTCTGGGAGGAAGCGGCGAGTGCTGCGGTGAGCCCAGACAACTACAGCTTCTCCTACCACCTCGA GGATGAGCCATGGAAGCTTTGTCGCCTGCACCAGGCTCCCACGGCTCGTGGTGCGGTGCGCTTCTGGTGTTCGCTGCCTACAGCCGACACGTCGAGCTTCGTGCCCCTAGAGTTGCGCGTCACAGCAGCCTCCGGCGCTCCGCGATATCACCGTATCATCCACATCAATGAAGTAG TGCTCCTGGACGCCCCCGTGGGGCTGGTGGCGCGGCTGGCTGACGAGGGCGGCCACATAGTGTTGCGCTGGCTCCCGCCGCCTGAGGCACCCATGACGTCCCACATCCGCTACGAGGTGGACGTCTCGGCCGGCAACGGCGCAGGGAGCGTGCAGAGG GTGGAGATCCTGGAGGGCCGCACCGAATGTGTGCTGAGCAACCTGAGGGGCCGGACGCGCTACACCTTCGCCGTCCGCGCGCGTATGGCTGAGCCGAGCTTCGGCGGCTTCTGGAGCGCCTGGTCGGAGCCTGTGTCGCTGCTGACGCCTAGCG ACCTGGACCCCCTCATCCTGACGCTCTCCCTCATCCTCGTGCTCATCCTGGTGCTGCTGACCGTGCTCGCCCTGCTGTCCCACCGCCG GGCTCTGAAGCAGAAGATCTGGCCTGGCATCCCGAGCCCAGAGAGCGAGTTTGAAGGCCTCTTCACCACCCACAAGGGTAACTTCCAG CTGTGGCTGTACCAGAACGATGGCTGCCTGTGGTGGAGCCCCTGCACCCCCTTCACAGAGGACCCACCTGCCTCCCTGGAAGTCCTCTCAGAGCGCTGCTGGGGGACGATGCAGGCAGTGGAGCCGGGGACAGATGATGAGGGCCCCCTGCTGGAGCCGGTGGGCAGTGGGCATGCCCAGGATACCTATCTGGTGCTGGACAAATGGTTGCTGCCCCGGAACCCGCCCAGTGAGGACCTCCCAGGGCCTGATGGCAGTGTGGACACAGTGGCCATGGATGAAGGCTCAGAAGCATCCTCCTGCTCATCTGCTTTGGCCTCGAAGCCTAGCCCAGAGGGAGCCTCTGCTGCCAGCTTCGAGTACACCATCCTGGACCCCAGCTCCCAGCTCTTGCGTCCATGGGCACTGTCCCCTGAGCTGccctctaccccaccccaccTAAAGTACCTGTACCTTGTCGTATCTGACTCTGGCATCTCAACTGACTATAGCTCAGGGGACTCCCAGGGAGCCCAAGGGGGCTTATCCGATGGCCCCTACTCCAAACCTTATGAGAACAGCCTTATCCCAGCCACTGAGCCTCTGCCCCCTAGCTATGTGGCTTGCTCTTAG
- the EPOR gene encoding erythropoietin receptor isoform X2: MDHLGASLWPQVGSLCLLLAGAAWAPPPNLPDPKFESKAALLVARGPEELLCFTERLEDLVCFWEEAASAAVSPDNYSFSYHLEDEPWKLCRLHQAPTARGAVRFWCSLPTADTSSFVPLELRVTAASGAPRYHRIIHINEVVLLDAPVGLVARLADEGGHIVLRWLPPPEAPMTSHIRYEVDVSAGNGAGSVQRVEILEGRTECVLSNLRGRTRYTFAVRARMAEPSFGGFWSAWSEPVSLLTPSDLDPLILTLSLILVLILVLLTVLALLSHRRALKQKIWPGIPSPESEFEGLFTTHKGNFQVGAISSAVAVPERWLPVVEPLHPLHRGPTCLPGSPLRALLGDDAGSGAGDR; encoded by the exons ATGGACCACCTCGGGGCGTCCTTGTGGCCCCAGGTCGGCTCCCTTTGTCTCCTGCTCGCTGGGGCCGCCTGGGCGCCCCCGCCCAACCTCCCGGACCCCAAGTTCGAGAGCAAAG CGGCCTTGCTGGTGGCCCGCGGACCCGAAGAGCTTCTGTGCTTCACCGAGCGGTTGGAGGACTTGGTGTGTTTCTGGGAGGAAGCGGCGAGTGCTGCGGTGAGCCCAGACAACTACAGCTTCTCCTACCACCTCGA GGATGAGCCATGGAAGCTTTGTCGCCTGCACCAGGCTCCCACGGCTCGTGGTGCGGTGCGCTTCTGGTGTTCGCTGCCTACAGCCGACACGTCGAGCTTCGTGCCCCTAGAGTTGCGCGTCACAGCAGCCTCCGGCGCTCCGCGATATCACCGTATCATCCACATCAATGAAGTAG TGCTCCTGGACGCCCCCGTGGGGCTGGTGGCGCGGCTGGCTGACGAGGGCGGCCACATAGTGTTGCGCTGGCTCCCGCCGCCTGAGGCACCCATGACGTCCCACATCCGCTACGAGGTGGACGTCTCGGCCGGCAACGGCGCAGGGAGCGTGCAGAGG GTGGAGATCCTGGAGGGCCGCACCGAATGTGTGCTGAGCAACCTGAGGGGCCGGACGCGCTACACCTTCGCCGTCCGCGCGCGTATGGCTGAGCCGAGCTTCGGCGGCTTCTGGAGCGCCTGGTCGGAGCCTGTGTCGCTGCTGACGCCTAGCG ACCTGGACCCCCTCATCCTGACGCTCTCCCTCATCCTCGTGCTCATCCTGGTGCTGCTGACCGTGCTCGCCCTGCTGTCCCACCGCCG GGCTCTGAAGCAGAAGATCTGGCCTGGCATCCCGAGCCCAGAGAGCGAGTTTGAAGGCCTCTTCACCACCCACAAGGGTAACTTCCAG GTTGGTGCTATTTCTTCAGCTGTGGCTGTACCAGAACGATGGCTGCCTGTGGTGGAGCCCCTGCACCCCCTTCACAGAGGACCCACCTGCCTCCCTGGAAGTCCTCTCAGAGCGCTGCTGGGGGACGATGCAGGCAGTGGAGCCGGGGACAGATGA